The DNA window ACTCCTTGGCGAGAGCGATTGACATTAAAACGTATCAATTCGATTTTAACCAACTTGCTTTATAAAAACAAAACGAATAAATACAAAACGATGAAAAAAGCACTCTATCTAGCAATACTTTTACTATTTATCGCCATTAGCGGTGTTTCTGGGCAGAATAAAAAAGCGAAAAGTAGTTCTAAACCCAATATTATTTTTATTCTAGCCGATGATTTAGGGATAGGTGATGTGAGTTGCTACGGTTCTGACAATAACAAAACGCCTATTATCGACAAATTAGCAGCAGAAGGAATGCGTTTCCAACACGCTTATACGGCACCATTATGTGGACCTTCTAGATCCAGAATTCTTACCGGTCGCTATGCTTTTAGAACTGGAGCCGTAAACCAAGATCGAGTAGGAGAAATAAAACCTGAAAATGAGGTAATGATTCCAGCTGTATTGAAATCGGCGGGTTATACGAGCGCATTGGTAGGGAAGTGGAGCCAGTTTGGGTTAACCCCAAAGGATTTTGGTTTTGATGATTATATTACTTTTCAAGGGAGTGGTGTTTATTGGAGCAAAGAAAAAGCAAAGGCATCAACCTATACCGAGAATGGTATCGAAAAACCCTTGAATACAGGTGTTTATATGCCAGATTTAATGCACAACCATTTGGTCGATTTTTTGACAGTCAATAAAAATAAACCTTTCTTTTTGTACTATTCGATGGTACACGTACATTCACTGATACAGCCAACACCCGATAGTAAACCCGGTAGTGATTTGTATGCCGACAATACTACTTATATGGACAAGTTAGTAGGAAAACTATTGGCAACATTAGACGATTTGAAATTAAGAGAAAATACCCTGATTGTTTTTATGGGGGATAATGGTACTGCAAACCAGTATGCTGCAAGAGGAACCATTGGAGGCAAAGCACTTTCAGGAAAAAAAGGTACGATGCTGGAGTGTGGCAGTTTAGTGCCCACTATTGCAAGCTGGCCAGGAGTTATAAAAGCCGGACAAGTCAATACTGATTTGATTGATTCGAGTGATTTATTGCCCACTTTTGCTGAGGTTTGCGGAGCTCCATTGCCTACTAAAAACATTTTGGACGGTCGTAGCTTCTTGCCTCAATTAAAAGGCAGAAAAGGGAATCCAAAAGAATATATTTTTATGGAATTAGGAAACAAATGGTATGTTCGTAGTGCCAAATGGAAACTGAACAGAGCAGGAGAACTTTTTGATATGACGAATGCTCCTTTCGAAGAAAAACTAGTTGCTGATTATGCTAATAATCCAGAGGCTAGCGCTGCATATGCACGTTTGCAAGCTGTATTAAAAGAATTAGCTCCTGAAAAAGGAATTCTAGATGATGGAGATGGCAGTGGCCGACACGCAAGTAATGTAAACAAGAAAAAAGGGGCCAAAGAGGATAAGGATTCAGAATAGGTGTCGGAACATCAGTTAAGGTAAAAACTACCGAAGAAATGTAATTACGTTGCGATTCTGCGGTTTGTTTTTAGAAATAGTTTTGGTTGTTCAATTTTGGGGATTTAAGAACCTTTCACTAATCATTATAAAATTGTATTTATTCAAACTAATAAAAAGAATGTTTGATAATCCTTAAAACAGTTAAAATTGGACGATTTTACCCCCTATTTAGGATTTTTATGTTTATCGTTAGTTTTAAATTTGTATAGATATATCGATATAGTTGATTAATGTTATGAAATAGAATTCATTACAGATTAATATTTATAAAAACCAAAAAACTATTATTATGAAAAAATTATTACTTAATTCAAAAAAACGGGCGCAGCTTTTTTTTAGTGTAAGCTTGGTTTTTCTTTGTGTAAATTTTGGGTGGAGTCAAACCATTTTTTATGAAGGTTTTGGACCAGCACCTGTATCTCCATTCAATGCGGGAGCTACGAGTTATACCTTTGCTTCTAATGGGGTAATTTCTACTATAGATGATGCTAATACCAATACCTATTTGAATTTTAATTCAAGTGGATCTGCTGGAAGACCAAATTTAACTGCACCTCTTTCAATAATGCCTGCATCTTTTAAACCTACGCTAACCAATAATACTAATTTGGTAACTTGGTCGGTGAATATGAGAGCTTCAAGAGCAATGTCAAGCTCCTCTCAATCCTATGCAGATGGCGCATATTATCTTGCCGTTGTTCTATGTTCATCAAATGCAAATTTAACTTCAGGTACAGGTTCTAATACGGATGGATATGCGTTGATATTACAAAGAAGCACATCTACTTCTGCATCTAATCCAGGAGGTGTTCGTTTAGTAAAATTTCATAATGGAATTGGTTTACAATCAGCCGGAAGTGTCGTTTCTATTCCATTACTTGAAACACCTGCATTAAATGGAGGTGCTACAGCAACTGCTACAGCACCCAATAATGTGAGCATCAAAGTGGTATATAATCCAGATTTTGATTCATGGCAATTATTTTACCGTGAAGATCCTTTAAGCTCAGGTTTTGTGGACCCTTCTTCTGGTTCTTATACAAGCGTAGGAACTGCAGTTGTTGATGCTACTTATACTTCAACTGCAATGAGTCATTTTGGTTATCTATGTGGAGTTAGTACTTCGACTACAACTGCAACAAATCAATTTCAATTGGATAATTTTAATATCAGTCTTGATCCTTTGCCTGCCTATACAGCACCTCCAACGGTTGAGAAAAAACAGGCTATACACAATTCTCCAGCTCCAACAGTGGCTAATTTAGTAGCCATTGGAATAAATATTAAATGGTATGCTGCCGCTACAGGAGGTTCTCCATTGTTATCTACTGACCTTATTAGTTCACAAACGTATTATGCAACTCAAACAGTTGCGTCAATAGAGAGCGATAGAGTTCCTTCCTCTGTTTATGTTGGAGATACTACACTCAAAACGTTGCCATTATATGAAAATTTCAATTATTCAATTGGGGATAAGTTAGTTGCAATCAATAACGATACTGCTTCTGGAACAGGAATAGGTACTTGGAGTGTTGTTCCTACTGTATTACCTACTATTCTTTCGCCTGATGATATGTTGATAGCTGCTCAGCCTTCTCCTTGGACATCCTCCGTTTTACCAGCTCCAACAGGAAATGCTTTAACTTTTGATCGTTCAGGTCTAGATCCTCAACTTCTTTTTGCTGCACCTACCACCGGATCTCTTTATGCATCTTGTATGTTTATGGTGACTAACCTTAATGCTATAACTACAGGAACATCAGGAACTTCAACCGATGTACCGCCTGCTCCTTCGCATATTTTTAGTTTTGCCTATGCCGATGCTGCTCCGGGTTCTGTATCTTCTTATACAGCTGCAGTTTATCTTAAATCAAGTGCGACTGCAGGGAAATTTAATATTGGTATCAATGCCGCTCCAATAGATCCAATTGCTGTAGGAGATATTAAGTGGGATACAGCAGATTATGATGCTAATACACCAATTACTTTAGTAATTCGTTATTCGTATGATGATTTAATTTCTAAATTATATATTAATCCAACTTCAAATACAGTTGAACCAGCACCAAATGCAGCTACACTTGCCAGAGCAGGAGCACTTAACTTTGACAGAATTCGATTGAATCAAAATTCGAATGCAGCAACACCTTATATTACTTTAGATGAAATTCGTGTAGCTAATAACTGGGGGCAAGCATTAGGAGGATCTTCGACATTAGGTATGGCTAAAGTGGATGTTTCCAAATTCAGCGCTTATCCAAATCCAGTAACCAATGGTAAATTATACATAAGTTCAGAAAGCAGTAGCGAAAAACAAGTTGCGATTTATAGTCTTTTAGGCCAAAAAGTTTTAGAAACCAAAACAGCTAATAATGCTGAAATTAATGTTTCACAATTGGCCAAAGGAGCTTATATTTTGAATGTTACTGAGGATGGTAAATCCGATAGTAAAAAATTGATGATTCAATAACATCCTGACCAATTTATAATTTTAAATGCGGTGTTTTTTTATGAAAATACCGCATTTATCTTTAAAAAGAATAAAATTTATAATGCTTAATTTAACTTAAAATAAAATGAAAAAATACGTTGTAGTAAGTGTAATTATTTTGCTCATGTCATTCGAAATTGTAGCCCAAGTAAAAGATTCAATTATCAAAAAAACTGTTGCTATACCCAAAGATTATGTTGCTCAAATAGATGTTGTTTACACTAAAGTGATGGATTGGGAAGGCAGAGCCGATTTGTATATTTCTCCTAAAGCCAGTAAACCCATTCCGGTATTAATCAATATTCATGGTGGTGGTTGGAAATCGGGAACCAAAGAATCGCAAGGTGGTTTTAATTCTTTTTTCAATGCAGGTTTTGCAGTCGCTAATATGGAATATCGTTTGTCAGGACAAGCTACTGCTCCAGCAGCTGTCGAAGACACCCGTTGTATGCTGATTTATTTAATTAAAAATGCAAATACATTAAATATTGATCCCAACAAAATTGTTATTATGGGAGGAAGTGCGGGAGGGCATCTTGCCTTGATGGGCGGATTGTTGGCCAATGATCATCGCTTTGATACGAATTGTCTGGGTGTCGAAAATATAAAAGTGGCAGCTATCATTGATAAATATGGAATTGCTGATGTCTGGGATTGGACTTATGGTCCAGAGCACAAAAGTTCATCTCCAAAACTATGGTTGGGCGATAAAGCAAATGATGACGCTTTCATAAAGTCGGTTTCACCTGTTTCTTATGTTACTAAAAATAGTCCGCCCATTTTTATTGTGCATGGCAATGCTGATCCAATAGTTCCTTACCAACAATCAGTAGATTTATACAAAAAATTGCAAGAATTGGGAGTGAAATCGCAATTTATTACTGTTGAAGGTGGGGGGCATGGCAAATTTGATAAAGAAAAAAACAATGAAATTAATGCTGCTATACTTCAATTTATTGCTGGGTTAGATTCCTTTAAATAAAGTCATTAAAGCAAAAAAAAATATAATGATACAATCAATAAATTCGACAAAGACTTTCTTATTGCTACTTTTTTTCTTTCCTTTTTTCTCCCGTGCACAAGCAATTTTAAAGGCTGATGGGCCTGGAGACACCTACGAATTAATCAATAGTGTTTTGGCACCAGGAAAAATAGCCATTGAAGCTCCTGACAATATGCCTTTAGGGAATCATACAGTATTTGGAAGGCACATAACAGAAGTTTGGGATGCTGAATTGAAAGCCAATGTTTTTGAGTTTTACGCACATATTAATTACACCAATATCGATAAAACTAGAATAACCGACAATGAACCCGTAGCCAATGTCGATCAAAAACAGCGAATCGAAATTAAATCCTATGAGCCATCGCCAGATAATTTGAAAGGGACTTTAGGTGAAACAATTACCTATCAATGGAAATTTAGGTTGCCAAAAGGATTTCAGCCATCTAGCAATTTTACGCATTTGCACCAAATCAAAGCAGTAGGGGGAACACAAGACCTGCCCATTTTTACACTATCAGCCAAAAAAGGGGCAATCAACCAATTCAATGTCGTTCATAATAATGTAGACGTTCTTGCCAATATGGATTTATCAGAATTGGAAGGCGTTTGGGTAGAAATTACTGAAACAATAAAAGTAGGAGCCAACGGAACCTTTTCTATAGTTATCAAAAGGGTGAAGGATGGTAAAGATTTGCTTTCCTATTCTAATCCAAATCTGGAAACCATTAGACCAGACAATAATTTCATTAGACCCAAATGGGGAATTTATCGCAGTTTGAAGAAGATGGAAGATTTGAGAGATGAAACGGTTCGTTTTGCCGATTTTTCAATTGCCGAAGGGTTGAATTCTAATCTCACTAAATAGGACGTACCGAAATCATAGTATCTAAATTTAGCTTTTAAATCCTAGTTTTTATGGAGTAAAAGGTTTAATATGGGTTTCAAATTTTTATCTTTTAGACTAGTTTCTAGTTTTTTAGTATTTCATTTTTGATAATTTAAGGGTGTTATTTTTTTACTAATTGAAAAATTGTTTAATATTTTTTTAAGAATAATTTTTTATTAAAAAAATAAATTATACTTTTGGAAAACCAAATTGGATAACCAATATGTGTTTGTGAATTTGAATGATAATTATCAGCCAGGATTTTTCTCAATATACGGATTGTTTATTGTTATAAAATTACTTAATCAAATGTTTTTAGAAGTATAAATAATGGTTGTATTTTTTTTTAACGATAAACAAAGAATAGTTAATATAGAGAGAATAAATATTCAAAAATTTGTATAGGTTGGACTATTTTACCCCTAATAATGGATTTTTGGATTTATTCAAATTTTTACTTTTGATTCATTAAAAACAAAAAAAAACAGAAGAAATGTAAAATAAATAAGGAGAGAGTTAAAACACAAAAAACAAACCTAAAAACCAAAACCTAATTAAAATGAATAAATTATGAAAAAACCAATTTTACTTTTTCTCTTAATTTTCGCTTCCATTATTAATGCACAGACCGGCTCAAAAGTTACCGGTACTGTAGTGGATAGCAAAGGATTGAGTATTCCCGGGGTAACTGTTACATCTGATCTCAATAGTGTCTCAACTGATTTTGATGGTAAATATTCGATTTCTGTCAAAAATTCTAAGTCAATTTTGAAATTTAGTTTCGTTGGATTTGAAACACAATTAGTACCTGTAGGTAAAGAAAAAACTATTAATGTCGTTTTAAAGGAGTCTTTAAGTACTCTTGATGAGGTGGTAGTTATTGGGTATGGAACCCAAAAAAGATCTAGTGTTACAGGATCAGTTTCAAAATTCCAAAGTGAAAAACTGACGGAACTTGCAGTATCTAGAGTAGATCAAGCTTTGCAAGGAAAAATTGCAGGGGTAAACATTCAAAAT is part of the Flavobacterium nackdongense genome and encodes:
- a CDS encoding sulfatase-like hydrolase/transferase — protein: MKKALYLAILLLFIAISGVSGQNKKAKSSSKPNIIFILADDLGIGDVSCYGSDNNKTPIIDKLAAEGMRFQHAYTAPLCGPSRSRILTGRYAFRTGAVNQDRVGEIKPENEVMIPAVLKSAGYTSALVGKWSQFGLTPKDFGFDDYITFQGSGVYWSKEKAKASTYTENGIEKPLNTGVYMPDLMHNHLVDFLTVNKNKPFFLYYSMVHVHSLIQPTPDSKPGSDLYADNTTYMDKLVGKLLATLDDLKLRENTLIVFMGDNGTANQYAARGTIGGKALSGKKGTMLECGSLVPTIASWPGVIKAGQVNTDLIDSSDLLPTFAEVCGAPLPTKNILDGRSFLPQLKGRKGNPKEYIFMELGNKWYVRSAKWKLNRAGELFDMTNAPFEEKLVADYANNPEASAAYARLQAVLKELAPEKGILDDGDGSGRHASNVNKKKGAKEDKDSE
- a CDS encoding T9SS type A sorting domain-containing protein — its product is MKKLLLNSKKRAQLFFSVSLVFLCVNFGWSQTIFYEGFGPAPVSPFNAGATSYTFASNGVISTIDDANTNTYLNFNSSGSAGRPNLTAPLSIMPASFKPTLTNNTNLVTWSVNMRASRAMSSSSQSYADGAYYLAVVLCSSNANLTSGTGSNTDGYALILQRSTSTSASNPGGVRLVKFHNGIGLQSAGSVVSIPLLETPALNGGATATATAPNNVSIKVVYNPDFDSWQLFYREDPLSSGFVDPSSGSYTSVGTAVVDATYTSTAMSHFGYLCGVSTSTTTATNQFQLDNFNISLDPLPAYTAPPTVEKKQAIHNSPAPTVANLVAIGINIKWYAAATGGSPLLSTDLISSQTYYATQTVASIESDRVPSSVYVGDTTLKTLPLYENFNYSIGDKLVAINNDTASGTGIGTWSVVPTVLPTILSPDDMLIAAQPSPWTSSVLPAPTGNALTFDRSGLDPQLLFAAPTTGSLYASCMFMVTNLNAITTGTSGTSTDVPPAPSHIFSFAYADAAPGSVSSYTAAVYLKSSATAGKFNIGINAAPIDPIAVGDIKWDTADYDANTPITLVIRYSYDDLISKLYINPTSNTVEPAPNAATLARAGALNFDRIRLNQNSNAATPYITLDEIRVANNWGQALGGSSTLGMAKVDVSKFSAYPNPVTNGKLYISSESSSEKQVAIYSLLGQKVLETKTANNAEINVSQLAKGAYILNVTEDGKSDSKKLMIQ
- a CDS encoding alpha/beta hydrolase, which codes for MKKYVVVSVIILLMSFEIVAQVKDSIIKKTVAIPKDYVAQIDVVYTKVMDWEGRADLYISPKASKPIPVLINIHGGGWKSGTKESQGGFNSFFNAGFAVANMEYRLSGQATAPAAVEDTRCMLIYLIKNANTLNIDPNKIVIMGGSAGGHLALMGGLLANDHRFDTNCLGVENIKVAAIIDKYGIADVWDWTYGPEHKSSSPKLWLGDKANDDAFIKSVSPVSYVTKNSPPIFIVHGNADPIVPYQQSVDLYKKLQELGVKSQFITVEGGGHGKFDKEKNNEINAAILQFIAGLDSFK